A region of Streptomyces halobius DNA encodes the following proteins:
- a CDS encoding integrase core domain-containing protein yields MLQRPLEPEQYTSRELRSKLHTLGLRASVGRTGVCWDNAMAESFFGALKNELVHRTAFPTRAHAHRAIVRYIEMFYNRRRLHSRLGYRTPAEVQAEYEESQAA; encoded by the coding sequence GTGTTGCAACGACCCCTTGAACCTGAGCAGTACACTTCGAGAGAACTCCGGAGCAAACTCCACACTTTGGGCCTGCGGGCATCGGTTGGCCGCACCGGAGTCTGCTGGGATAATGCAATGGCCGAATCATTTTTCGGCGCCCTCAAGAACGAACTCGTTCACCGAACTGCCTTCCCGACACGGGCACATGCCCACCGGGCGATCGTCCGCTACATCGAGATGTTCTACAATCGAAGACGTCTTCATTCCCGGCTCGGCTACAGGACTCCTGCGGAAGTCCAAGCCGAGTACGAAGAGTCCCAAGCAGCATAG
- a CDS encoding helix-turn-helix transcriptional regulator, protein MTEGWYGKLERGKLDHVGDEFLESIVRVLDLNDAQRAHLFLEANKCEPPPRPRPDARTIDPVVSAIIHQLPWPAYTFDQRWDIRVFNKAAARDYPWMLHGINVMIWALTYREARLQLSDWEEKWAKPMASQLRIAHKANPDDARLNEVCDEIKQRDEVARRILVDDVTTVIHPDGDRRRLFLPHRDEEVEVEFQLRPDEQQDPSHGGDARRDPSGHQGRHAGCISEGHTYKAAMPSTMAQVPDGTPGTPASA, encoded by the coding sequence GTGACCGAGGGCTGGTACGGCAAGCTGGAGCGCGGCAAGCTCGACCACGTCGGCGACGAGTTCCTGGAAAGTATCGTCCGCGTCCTCGACCTCAACGACGCTCAGCGAGCCCACCTGTTCCTCGAAGCCAACAAGTGCGAGCCGCCGCCGCGCCCCCGCCCGGACGCCCGCACCATCGACCCTGTGGTGTCGGCGATCATCCACCAACTGCCCTGGCCGGCATACACCTTCGACCAACGGTGGGACATCCGCGTCTTCAACAAAGCCGCGGCCCGGGACTACCCGTGGATGCTCCACGGCATCAACGTCATGATCTGGGCCCTGACCTACCGCGAGGCCAGGCTGCAGCTGAGCGACTGGGAAGAGAAATGGGCCAAGCCCATGGCCTCACAGCTGCGCATCGCCCACAAGGCCAACCCGGACGACGCGCGGCTCAACGAAGTCTGCGACGAGATCAAGCAGCGCGACGAAGTTGCCCGCAGGATCCTCGTAGACGACGTCACCACGGTCATCCATCCCGACGGTGACCGGCGCCGCCTGTTCCTGCCGCACAGGGACGAGGAAGTCGAGGTCGAGTTTCAGCTTCGGCCGGATGAGCAACAAGACCCGTCTCATGGTGGTGATGCCCGGCGAGATCCGTCAGGACATCAAGGACGCCATGCTGGCTGCATAAGCGAAGGTCACACATACAAAGCCGCCATGCCTTCCACCATGGCCCAAGTGCCCGACGGAACCCCAGGCACCCCGGCTTCCGCGTAA
- a CDS encoding MBL fold metallo-hydrolase, with product MHDRTDWGFSNSGLIASQGQALLVDTQFTLKATRELLAAVEEIRPLDDVGAVVSTHQNRDHTWGNQLLPQAEIITSAASAASGCHEMGPDQLTLLARSDGADEASAYVAEHFAHFDFTGITVMAPTRTFEGREEIKVGGTLVELLDLGAGHSAGDVAVHVPDEGVVFAGDALFSGAHMVVWSGSLSGCIRACQMLLDTGAEVFVPGHGPLLDRAGVIAIQDQLTGVAETAGAYAQRGVPLADAARLVKASHAGAWAHPERLFTQAAAAYAEAGVPGVPSGTWAMVEGMAALYV from the coding sequence ATGCACGACCGCACCGACTGGGGCTTCAGCAACAGCGGCCTCATCGCCTCCCAGGGCCAGGCCCTCTTGGTGGACACGCAGTTCACCCTGAAGGCCACGCGGGAACTCCTTGCCGCCGTCGAGGAGATACGTCCCCTCGATGACGTCGGCGCGGTGGTCTCCACGCACCAAAACCGTGATCACACATGGGGTAACCAGCTTCTGCCGCAGGCCGAGATCATCACCTCGGCGGCAAGCGCCGCAAGCGGCTGCCACGAGATGGGCCCCGACCAGCTCACGCTGCTCGCACGCTCGGACGGGGCAGACGAGGCATCGGCCTATGTGGCCGAGCACTTCGCACACTTCGACTTCACCGGCATCACGGTGATGGCCCCCACCCGCACGTTCGAGGGGCGTGAGGAAATCAAGGTCGGCGGCACGCTGGTGGAACTGCTTGATCTGGGTGCCGGGCACAGCGCGGGAGATGTCGCCGTTCATGTGCCGGACGAGGGGGTGGTGTTCGCCGGGGACGCGCTGTTCTCCGGTGCTCACATGGTGGTGTGGTCAGGATCGCTCAGCGGCTGTATCCGGGCCTGCCAGATGCTGTTGGACACTGGGGCCGAGGTGTTCGTGCCGGGGCACGGACCGCTGCTCGATCGTGCCGGGGTCATCGCCATCCAGGATCAGCTCACTGGCGTGGCCGAGACCGCGGGCGCGTACGCACAGCGTGGGGTGCCGCTGGCCGACGCGGCTCGCCTGGTCAAAGCGAGCCACGCCGGCGCCTGGGCGCATCCGGAGAGGCTGTTCACCCAGGCCGCGGCCGCTTACGCGGAAGCCGGGGTGCCTGGGGTTCCGTCGGGCACTTGGGCCATGGTGGAAGGCATGGCGGCTTTGTATGTGTGA
- the ltrA gene encoding group II intron reverse transcriptase/maturase, with translation MQIVDGSAPALPAASVPVNGPEGEDLDWASIDWRRVEEDVRRLRQRIFTASQAGDLKKVRNLQKLMLRSRSNTLLSVRRVTEINAGRATAGVDGKVVLMSQSKAALAHWVQHRARPWIPKPVKRVFIPKPGTMKKRGLGIPVIVDRCLQAVALGALEPEWEARFEPKSYGFRPGRGCHDAIGAIYSTLNGKNPQRAWVLDADLTAAFDRIDHARLMAALGTFPARGLVRQWLKAGIVDRGRFAPTEEGTPQGGVISPLLFNVALHGMEEAAGVRYYTTGRDAGSAQSGSPVLVRYADDFVAMCTSREQAEQVKERLAAWLTPRGLAFHEDKTRIVHAESGFDFLGFNVRRYHGKLLIKPSKAAQRRIRERLSTEMLALRGANAGAILKKINPIVRGWSAYYRTVVSSEIFTALDNHMWKLAYKWAKHSHPNKPKHWISDKYFGRFNRTRKDRWVFGDRDSGAYLLKFSWTKIVRHQLVKGKASPDDPTLESYWAQRRRKGTPLPVDAMTVRLLQAQHGRCPICGRLLLHADHSPQSPREWEAWRVVIRKAISKQYIAFPDESTPDGQRIRLLHTHCQRRNGAAAMTSPAPSPASQPLGLA, from the coding sequence ATGCAGATAGTGGACGGATCGGCCCCGGCCCTTCCGGCTGCCTCTGTGCCGGTGAACGGACCCGAGGGCGAAGACTTGGACTGGGCGTCGATTGACTGGCGGCGGGTCGAGGAAGACGTACGGCGTCTGCGGCAGAGGATCTTCACGGCATCGCAGGCAGGGGACTTGAAGAAAGTCCGCAATTTGCAGAAGCTGATGCTCCGGTCTCGCTCGAACACACTCCTGAGTGTGCGACGGGTAACGGAGATCAACGCTGGACGCGCGACGGCGGGAGTCGACGGAAAGGTCGTGTTGATGTCCCAGTCCAAGGCCGCATTGGCCCACTGGGTCCAGCACCGCGCCCGACCGTGGATTCCCAAACCCGTCAAAAGGGTGTTCATCCCCAAACCGGGAACCATGAAGAAGCGCGGACTCGGGATTCCCGTGATTGTCGACCGGTGCCTGCAAGCTGTGGCACTGGGAGCATTGGAGCCCGAGTGGGAAGCGCGGTTCGAGCCGAAGTCGTATGGCTTTCGGCCCGGCCGCGGCTGTCACGACGCGATCGGGGCCATCTACTCCACGCTCAACGGGAAGAACCCGCAGCGGGCGTGGGTACTCGACGCGGACCTGACGGCGGCGTTCGATCGCATCGACCACGCCCGGCTCATGGCCGCACTCGGCACCTTCCCCGCCCGGGGATTGGTCCGGCAGTGGCTGAAGGCCGGGATCGTGGATCGCGGTCGGTTCGCCCCGACCGAGGAGGGAACTCCGCAGGGTGGGGTGATCAGCCCATTGCTCTTCAACGTGGCCCTGCATGGAATGGAGGAAGCCGCAGGGGTCCGCTACTACACCACCGGCAGAGATGCCGGGAGTGCACAAAGCGGCAGCCCTGTGCTGGTGCGGTACGCAGATGATTTTGTCGCGATGTGCACAAGCCGTGAACAGGCTGAACAGGTCAAAGAGCGGCTGGCTGCCTGGCTGACGCCCAGGGGACTCGCCTTCCACGAGGACAAGACACGAATCGTCCATGCGGAGAGCGGGTTCGACTTCCTGGGATTCAACGTCCGCCGCTATCACGGCAAACTGCTAATCAAACCGAGCAAAGCGGCTCAGCGACGGATCCGGGAACGGCTCAGCACCGAAATGTTGGCCCTGCGAGGGGCAAACGCCGGTGCAATACTCAAGAAGATCAACCCGATCGTGCGGGGTTGGTCGGCCTACTACCGGACGGTGGTGTCCAGCGAGATCTTCACGGCGCTGGACAATCACATGTGGAAGCTCGCTTACAAGTGGGCCAAACACAGCCACCCGAACAAGCCGAAGCACTGGATATCCGACAAGTACTTCGGCCGGTTCAACAGGACCAGGAAGGACCGATGGGTGTTCGGCGACCGCGACAGCGGCGCTTACCTCCTCAAGTTCTCCTGGACGAAGATAGTCCGGCACCAGCTGGTCAAGGGAAAGGCGTCCCCGGACGATCCCACCCTGGAATCCTATTGGGCTCAGCGGCGCCGCAAGGGCACCCCTCTACCAGTCGACGCCATGACCGTACGCCTACTACAGGCACAGCACGGCCGTTGCCCGATCTGCGGAAGGCTCCTGCTGCACGCCGACCACTCGCCACAAAGCCCACGAGAATGGGAAGCGTGGCGGGTCGTCATCCGGAAGGCGATCTCCAAGCAATACATCGCGTTTCCAGACGAGAGCACGCCGGACGGTCAACGAATCCGTCTCCTCCACACTCATTGTCAACGGCGGAATGGAGCCGCCGCAATGACAAGTCCAGCACCTTCTCCTGCCAGCCAGCCTTTGGGGCTTGCTTGA
- a CDS encoding IS3 family transposase — MTEKYEFIDGESGNYPVQQMCAWAQVSRSGFYHWRSRPSSATAQRREELKAVIRQIFTDSGETYGYRRVHAALQRMNVQAGPELVRALMRDLGLVPCQPRPWRITTIADEAAPRVPDLMGRDFTAGEPGQKLVSDITYIHTWAGFLYLATVIDCHTKAVVGWAMADHMKTALVTDALDMAPRNIDLADGCIFHSDRGSQGGFNRSSQHLHGGGACCGARKSACGDSGRSSSAAVAGTSPGQPACGEAAVLAEDR; from the coding sequence GTGACGGAGAAGTACGAGTTCATTGACGGCGAGTCCGGCAACTACCCCGTGCAGCAGATGTGTGCCTGGGCGCAAGTGTCCAGATCGGGTTTCTACCACTGGCGGTCGCGGCCGTCTTCGGCCACCGCCCAGCGCCGCGAGGAGCTCAAGGCCGTCATCCGCCAGATCTTTACCGACTCGGGTGAGACCTATGGATACCGGCGCGTCCACGCGGCGCTCCAGAGGATGAACGTGCAGGCCGGCCCGGAGCTGGTCCGTGCGCTGATGCGCGACCTGGGGCTGGTTCCGTGCCAGCCAAGGCCGTGGCGGATCACCACGATCGCTGACGAGGCGGCGCCGCGGGTACCCGACCTGATGGGCCGTGACTTCACCGCCGGTGAACCCGGGCAGAAACTGGTCAGCGACATCACCTACATTCACACCTGGGCGGGATTTCTCTACCTCGCTACCGTCATCGACTGCCACACTAAGGCCGTGGTCGGCTGGGCGATGGCTGACCACATGAAGACCGCTCTTGTTACGGATGCGCTCGACATGGCGCCCCGGAACATCGACCTCGCCGACGGCTGCATATTTCATAGCGACAGAGGGAGCCAGGGCGGATTCAATCGGTCGTCGCAACACCTCCATGGTGGAGGAGCGTGTTGTGGCGCAAGGAAGAGCGCGTGCGGCGATTCAGGCCGGTCGTCCTCCGCTGCGGTCGCCGGGACGTCCCCCGGTCAACCGGCGTGCGGAGAAGCAGCGGTTCTGGCGGAAGATCGCTGA
- a CDS encoding transposase, which produces MAQKRRKFSPEFRDEAVKMVVVESRPIAEVAREIQVNEGTLGTWVSRYRQEHAGEEPPLNISERARLRELERENRELRMKTEFLGKAAAFFAQEYR; this is translated from the coding sequence GTGGCACAGAAGCGTAGGAAATTCAGTCCTGAGTTCAGAGACGAGGCGGTCAAGATGGTGGTCGTGGAGTCACGGCCGATCGCCGAGGTCGCGCGGGAGATACAGGTGAACGAGGGAACTCTCGGCACCTGGGTCAGCCGGTACCGCCAGGAGCATGCCGGCGAGGAACCTCCGCTGAACATCAGCGAACGCGCCCGCCTACGGGAATTGGAGAGGGAGAACCGGGAGCTTCGGATGAAGACCGAGTTCCTGGGAAAAGCGGCGGCCTTCTTCGCCCAGGAATACCGGTGA